One segment of Ziziphus jujuba cultivar Dongzao chromosome 12, ASM3175591v1 DNA contains the following:
- the LOC107428937 gene encoding uncharacterized protein LOC107428937 isoform X6 → MDNHHHHPFREHEHHHRDHTSSVIAFSFKSDWDDKPFTNEDLQTIEAALQSTFKRPLPSSSHNHDDDNDHNSGSPDPPTGGGGGGSRRKLPSSILASQDPNPFSLSPCRGQITYSRTVVEMEAAAMELLKTVEAKNREVGEWRPTFKKDLPYQASSLKILSMFSTSLDTHQRHPPFWHVLSDQLLLVFHLSLTTLSRTPSQDYHRFHVFVTANVEKFVSNFVRASKISV, encoded by the exons ATGgacaaccaccaccaccacccttTCCGAGAACACGAACACCACCACCGCGATCATACAAGCTCCGTCATCGCCTTCTCTTTTAAGTCCGACTGGGACGACAAACCGTTCACCAACGAAGACCTCCAAACCATTGAAGCTGCTCTTCAATCTACCTTCAAAAGGCCACTACCCTCCTCTTCTCACAACCACGACGACGACAACGACCACAATTCTGGCAGTCCAGATCCCCCaaccggtggtggtggtggtggaagcCGCCGAAAATTGCCCAGTTCCATTCTCGCTTCCCAGGATCCGAACCCATTCTCTCTTTCGCCTTGCCGAG GTCAAATTACATATAGCAGGACTGTAGTTGAAATGGAGGCAGCTGCAATGGAGCTCCTAAAGACTGTTGAAGCAAAGAATAGAGAAGTGGGTGAATGGAGACCTACATTCAAAAAAG ACCTTCCTTATCAAGCATCGTCGTTGAAAATACTAAGTATGTTTTCAACCAGCCTTGACACTCATCAACGCCATCCCCCTTTCTGGCATGTCCTCTCCGACCAGCTCTTGCTAGTGTTCCATCTCTCACTGACGACCCTCTCTCGCACTCCCTCTCAG GATTATCATCGTTTCCATGTTTTTGTTACTGCAAATGTTGAGAAATTTGTCAGCAATTTTGTCCGAGCTTCAAAAATTTCAGTTTAA
- the LOC107428937 gene encoding uncharacterized protein LOC107428937 isoform X2, with product MDNHHHHPFREHEHHHRDHTSSVIAFSFKSDWDDKPFTNEDLQTIEAALQSTFKRPLPSSSHNHDDDNDHNSGSPDPPTGGGGGGSRRKLPSSILASQDPNPFSLSPCRANLRMRYLVMKFAGQITYSRTVVEMEAAAMELLKTVEAKNREVGEWRPTFKKDECSDLPYQASSLKILSMFSTSLDTHQRHPPFWHVLSDQLLLVFHLSLTTLSRTPSQDYHRFHVFVTANVEKFVSNFVRASKISV from the exons ATGgacaaccaccaccaccacccttTCCGAGAACACGAACACCACCACCGCGATCATACAAGCTCCGTCATCGCCTTCTCTTTTAAGTCCGACTGGGACGACAAACCGTTCACCAACGAAGACCTCCAAACCATTGAAGCTGCTCTTCAATCTACCTTCAAAAGGCCACTACCCTCCTCTTCTCACAACCACGACGACGACAACGACCACAATTCTGGCAGTCCAGATCCCCCaaccggtggtggtggtggtggaagcCGCCGAAAATTGCCCAGTTCCATTCTCGCTTCCCAGGATCCGAACCCATTCTCTCTTTCGCCTTGCCGAG CCAATTTGAGGATGAGATATCTTGTGATGAAATTTGCAGGTCAAATTACATATAGCAGGACTGTAGTTGAAATGGAGGCAGCTGCAATGGAGCTCCTAAAGACTGTTGAAGCAAAGAATAGAGAAGTGGGTGAATGGAGACCTACATTCAAAAAAG ACGAATGTTCAGACCTTCCTTATCAAGCATCGTCGTTGAAAATACTAAGTATGTTTTCAACCAGCCTTGACACTCATCAACGCCATCCCCCTTTCTGGCATGTCCTCTCCGACCAGCTCTTGCTAGTGTTCCATCTCTCACTGACGACCCTCTCTCGCACTCCCTCTCAG GATTATCATCGTTTCCATGTTTTTGTTACTGCAAATGTTGAGAAATTTGTCAGCAATTTTGTCCGAGCTTCAAAAATTTCAGTTTAA
- the LOC107428937 gene encoding uncharacterized protein LOC107428937 isoform X5, with protein sequence MDNHHHHPFREHEHHHRDHTSSVIAFSFKSDWDDKPFTNEDLQTIEAALQSTFKRPLPSSSHNHDDDNDHNSGSPDPPTGGGGGGSRRKLPSSILASQDPNPFSLSPCRGQITYSRTVVEMEAAAMELLKTVEAKNREVGEWRPTFKKDECSDLPYQASSLKILSMFSTSLDTHQRHPPFWHVLSDQLLLVFHLSLTTLSRTPSQDYHRFHVFVTANVEKFVSNFVRASKISV encoded by the exons ATGgacaaccaccaccaccacccttTCCGAGAACACGAACACCACCACCGCGATCATACAAGCTCCGTCATCGCCTTCTCTTTTAAGTCCGACTGGGACGACAAACCGTTCACCAACGAAGACCTCCAAACCATTGAAGCTGCTCTTCAATCTACCTTCAAAAGGCCACTACCCTCCTCTTCTCACAACCACGACGACGACAACGACCACAATTCTGGCAGTCCAGATCCCCCaaccggtggtggtggtggtggaagcCGCCGAAAATTGCCCAGTTCCATTCTCGCTTCCCAGGATCCGAACCCATTCTCTCTTTCGCCTTGCCGAG GTCAAATTACATATAGCAGGACTGTAGTTGAAATGGAGGCAGCTGCAATGGAGCTCCTAAAGACTGTTGAAGCAAAGAATAGAGAAGTGGGTGAATGGAGACCTACATTCAAAAAAG ACGAATGTTCAGACCTTCCTTATCAAGCATCGTCGTTGAAAATACTAAGTATGTTTTCAACCAGCCTTGACACTCATCAACGCCATCCCCCTTTCTGGCATGTCCTCTCCGACCAGCTCTTGCTAGTGTTCCATCTCTCACTGACGACCCTCTCTCGCACTCCCTCTCAG GATTATCATCGTTTCCATGTTTTTGTTACTGCAAATGTTGAGAAATTTGTCAGCAATTTTGTCCGAGCTTCAAAAATTTCAGTTTAA
- the LOC107428937 gene encoding uncharacterized protein LOC107428937 isoform X4, with protein MDNHHHHPFREHEHHHRDHTSSVIAFSFKSDWDDKPFTNEDLQTIEAALQSTFKRPLPSSSHNHDDDNDHNSGSPDPPTGGGGGGSRRKLPSSILASQDPNPFSLSPCRGQITYSRTVVEMEAAAMELLKTVEAKNREVGEWRPTFKKVHDFLIDECSDLPYQASSLKILSMFSTSLDTHQRHPPFWHVLSDQLLLVFHLSLTTLSRTPSQDYHRFHVFVTANVEKFVSNFVRASKISV; from the exons ATGgacaaccaccaccaccacccttTCCGAGAACACGAACACCACCACCGCGATCATACAAGCTCCGTCATCGCCTTCTCTTTTAAGTCCGACTGGGACGACAAACCGTTCACCAACGAAGACCTCCAAACCATTGAAGCTGCTCTTCAATCTACCTTCAAAAGGCCACTACCCTCCTCTTCTCACAACCACGACGACGACAACGACCACAATTCTGGCAGTCCAGATCCCCCaaccggtggtggtggtggtggaagcCGCCGAAAATTGCCCAGTTCCATTCTCGCTTCCCAGGATCCGAACCCATTCTCTCTTTCGCCTTGCCGAG GTCAAATTACATATAGCAGGACTGTAGTTGAAATGGAGGCAGCTGCAATGGAGCTCCTAAAGACTGTTGAAGCAAAGAATAGAGAAGTGGGTGAATGGAGACCTACATTCAAAAAAG TTCATGATTTTCTTATAGACGAATGTTCAGACCTTCCTTATCAAGCATCGTCGTTGAAAATACTAAGTATGTTTTCAACCAGCCTTGACACTCATCAACGCCATCCCCCTTTCTGGCATGTCCTCTCCGACCAGCTCTTGCTAGTGTTCCATCTCTCACTGACGACCCTCTCTCGCACTCCCTCTCAG GATTATCATCGTTTCCATGTTTTTGTTACTGCAAATGTTGAGAAATTTGTCAGCAATTTTGTCCGAGCTTCAAAAATTTCAGTTTAA
- the LOC107428937 gene encoding uncharacterized protein LOC107428937 isoform X1, whose protein sequence is MDNHHHHPFREHEHHHRDHTSSVIAFSFKSDWDDKPFTNEDLQTIEAALQSTFKRPLPSSSHNHDDDNDHNSGSPDPPTGGGGGGSRRKLPSSILASQDPNPFSLSPCRANLRMRYLVMKFAGQITYSRTVVEMEAAAMELLKTVEAKNREVGEWRPTFKKVHDFLIDECSDLPYQASSLKILSMFSTSLDTHQRHPPFWHVLSDQLLLVFHLSLTTLSRTPSQDYHRFHVFVTANVEKFVSNFVRASKISV, encoded by the exons ATGgacaaccaccaccaccacccttTCCGAGAACACGAACACCACCACCGCGATCATACAAGCTCCGTCATCGCCTTCTCTTTTAAGTCCGACTGGGACGACAAACCGTTCACCAACGAAGACCTCCAAACCATTGAAGCTGCTCTTCAATCTACCTTCAAAAGGCCACTACCCTCCTCTTCTCACAACCACGACGACGACAACGACCACAATTCTGGCAGTCCAGATCCCCCaaccggtggtggtggtggtggaagcCGCCGAAAATTGCCCAGTTCCATTCTCGCTTCCCAGGATCCGAACCCATTCTCTCTTTCGCCTTGCCGAG CCAATTTGAGGATGAGATATCTTGTGATGAAATTTGCAGGTCAAATTACATATAGCAGGACTGTAGTTGAAATGGAGGCAGCTGCAATGGAGCTCCTAAAGACTGTTGAAGCAAAGAATAGAGAAGTGGGTGAATGGAGACCTACATTCAAAAAAG TTCATGATTTTCTTATAGACGAATGTTCAGACCTTCCTTATCAAGCATCGTCGTTGAAAATACTAAGTATGTTTTCAACCAGCCTTGACACTCATCAACGCCATCCCCCTTTCTGGCATGTCCTCTCCGACCAGCTCTTGCTAGTGTTCCATCTCTCACTGACGACCCTCTCTCGCACTCCCTCTCAG GATTATCATCGTTTCCATGTTTTTGTTACTGCAAATGTTGAGAAATTTGTCAGCAATTTTGTCCGAGCTTCAAAAATTTCAGTTTAA
- the LOC107428937 gene encoding 3'-5' exonuclease isoform X3 — protein sequence MDNHHHHPFREHEHHHRDHTSSVIAFSFKSDWDDKPFTNEDLQTIEAALQSTFKRPLPSSSHNHDDDNDHNSGSPDPPTGGGGGGSRRKLPSSILASQDPNPFSLSPCRANLRMRYLVMKFAGQITYSRTVVEMEAAAMELLKTVEAKNREVGEWRPTFKKDLPYQASSLKILSMFSTSLDTHQRHPPFWHVLSDQLLLVFHLSLTTLSRTPSQDYHRFHVFVTANVEKFVSNFVRASKISV from the exons ATGgacaaccaccaccaccacccttTCCGAGAACACGAACACCACCACCGCGATCATACAAGCTCCGTCATCGCCTTCTCTTTTAAGTCCGACTGGGACGACAAACCGTTCACCAACGAAGACCTCCAAACCATTGAAGCTGCTCTTCAATCTACCTTCAAAAGGCCACTACCCTCCTCTTCTCACAACCACGACGACGACAACGACCACAATTCTGGCAGTCCAGATCCCCCaaccggtggtggtggtggtggaagcCGCCGAAAATTGCCCAGTTCCATTCTCGCTTCCCAGGATCCGAACCCATTCTCTCTTTCGCCTTGCCGAG CCAATTTGAGGATGAGATATCTTGTGATGAAATTTGCAGGTCAAATTACATATAGCAGGACTGTAGTTGAAATGGAGGCAGCTGCAATGGAGCTCCTAAAGACTGTTGAAGCAAAGAATAGAGAAGTGGGTGAATGGAGACCTACATTCAAAAAAG ACCTTCCTTATCAAGCATCGTCGTTGAAAATACTAAGTATGTTTTCAACCAGCCTTGACACTCATCAACGCCATCCCCCTTTCTGGCATGTCCTCTCCGACCAGCTCTTGCTAGTGTTCCATCTCTCACTGACGACCCTCTCTCGCACTCCCTCTCAG GATTATCATCGTTTCCATGTTTTTGTTACTGCAAATGTTGAGAAATTTGTCAGCAATTTTGTCCGAGCTTCAAAAATTTCAGTTTAA